One Solanum lycopersicum chromosome 2, SLM_r2.1 genomic region harbors:
- the LOC101267195 gene encoding anaphase-promoting complex subunit 10 — translation MADSSEGEEEGKLTGGSQQLVVDDDLREMGKKAAWSVSSYKPGNGVLSLRDDNLETYWQSDGAQPHLVNVQFQKKVKLQLVVLYVDFKLDESYTPGKISIRAGDGFHNLKEIKAVELVKPTGWMHISLSGNDPRETFVNTFMLQIGVLSNHLNGRDTHIRQIKVYGPRPNPIPLQPFQFTSTEFITYSAVR, via the exons ATGGCGGATTCATCAGAGGGTGAGGAAGAAGGGAAACTAACAGGAGGAAGCCAGCAGTTAGTTGTGGATGATGATCTCCGGGAGATGGGTAAAAAAGCAGCTTGGAGTGTCAGCTCTTATAAACCTGGCAATGGAGTTCTTTCACTTCGCGATGATAACCTTGAAACCTATTGGCA ATCAGATGGTGCACAGCCTCATCTTGTTAATGTTCAATTTCAGAAAAAAGTTAAGCTTCAA TTAGTCGTCCTGTATGTTGATTTCAAGCTTGACGAAAGCTATACACCTGGTAAGATCTCTATCCGAGCAGGCGATGGCTTTCACAACTTGAAG GAGATAAAAGCAGTGGAACTTGTGAAGCCAACTGGATGGATGCATATATCTTTATCTGGTAATGATCCGCG TGAAACTTTTGTCAACACTTTCATGCTGCAAATAGGTGTGCTCTCGAATCATCTTAATGGAAGGGACACTCATATCCGCCAGATAAAAGTCTATGGGCCAAGACC GAACCCTATCCCTCTTCAGCCATTTCAGTTCACTTCTACAGAGTTTATTACTTATTCTGCTGTGAGATGA